One region of Paraburkholderia acidiphila genomic DNA includes:
- a CDS encoding acyl-CoA dehydrogenase family protein gives MDFAYSPKVEALCTQVRAFMDTHIVPRIHQWHEEVSAGQYPVSFMEELKEKARAEGLWNLFLPHLRDDEPGTRLTNLEYAPLAEIMGRVSWASEVFNCNAPDTGNMELLHMFATPAQRNKWLEPLLDGKIRSAFAMTEPAVASSDATNITTSIRLDGDEYVIDGRKWFITNAAHPNCQIFIVMGKTDPDAPTHRQQSMVLVPRDTPGVTIIRNITVVNHTAPEGHCEIEFKNVRVPRSNLLGEEGSGFALAQARLGPGRIHHCMRSIGAAELALELMIERAQARTAFGKKLYEQGTVGEWIAKSRIEIDQARLFVLKAAWMIDNVGAKAARKEISMIKALVPSVHTAVCERAIQTFGAMGLSPDTPLADSWTWGRALKFADGPDEVHLQSIARMEVKARPYEPGRESPYLTR, from the coding sequence ATGGACTTTGCCTATAGCCCGAAAGTCGAAGCGCTGTGCACGCAGGTGCGCGCGTTCATGGACACGCACATCGTGCCGCGCATCCACCAATGGCATGAAGAAGTGAGCGCGGGGCAGTATCCCGTTTCCTTCATGGAGGAACTGAAGGAAAAGGCGCGTGCGGAAGGCCTCTGGAACCTGTTCCTGCCGCATCTGCGCGACGACGAGCCGGGCACGCGCCTGACCAATCTCGAGTACGCGCCCCTCGCCGAAATCATGGGGCGCGTTTCCTGGGCGTCCGAAGTGTTCAACTGCAACGCGCCGGACACGGGCAACATGGAGCTGCTGCACATGTTCGCCACGCCCGCGCAGCGCAATAAGTGGCTCGAGCCGCTGCTCGACGGCAAGATCCGCTCGGCGTTTGCAATGACGGAACCCGCGGTCGCCTCTTCTGACGCGACCAACATCACCACGTCCATTCGCCTCGACGGCGACGAATATGTGATCGATGGCCGCAAGTGGTTCATCACGAACGCCGCGCACCCGAATTGCCAGATCTTCATCGTCATGGGCAAGACGGACCCGGACGCGCCCACGCACCGTCAGCAAAGCATGGTTCTCGTGCCGCGCGACACGCCGGGCGTGACGATCATCCGCAATATCACGGTGGTCAATCACACGGCGCCGGAAGGCCACTGCGAGATCGAATTCAAGAACGTGCGCGTGCCGCGCTCGAATCTGCTCGGCGAAGAGGGCAGCGGCTTCGCGCTCGCCCAGGCGCGCCTCGGGCCGGGACGCATTCACCACTGCATGCGGTCGATCGGCGCCGCCGAACTGGCGCTCGAACTGATGATCGAACGCGCGCAGGCGCGCACGGCGTTCGGCAAGAAGCTCTATGAGCAAGGCACGGTTGGGGAGTGGATCGCGAAGTCGCGCATCGAAATCGATCAGGCGCGGCTCTTCGTGCTGAAGGCGGCCTGGATGATCGACAACGTGGGCGCGAAGGCAGCGCGCAAGGAAATCTCGATGATCAAGGCGCTCGTGCCGAGCGTGCACACCGCCGTGTGCGAGCGGGCGATCCAGACCTTCGGCGCGATGGGCCTGAGCCCCGACACGCCGCTTGCGGACAGCTGGACGTGGGGGCGTGCGTTGAAGTTCGCCGATGGTCCGGACGAGGTGCACCTCCAGAGCATTGCGCGCATGGAGGTCAAGGCGCGGCCCTATGAGCCGGGCCGCGAAAGTCCGTATCTGACGCGCTAA
- a CDS encoding SDR family oxidoreductase, which translates to MTTNLFDLTGKIALVTGASRGIGEEIAKLLAEQGAHVIVSSRKLDDCESVARGIREAGGSAEAYPCHVGRLDDIQGVFQHIRAKHGRLDILVNNAAANPYFGHILDTDLSSFEKTVEVNLRGYFFMSVEAGKLMREHGGGAIVNTASVNALQPGDKQGIYSITKAAVVNMTRAFAKECGPLGIRVNALLPGLTKTKFAGALFADQGIYESWMTKIPLRRHAEPREMAGTVLYLVSDAASYTNGECIVVDGGLTI; encoded by the coding sequence GTGACTACTAATTTGTTCGATCTGACCGGCAAGATTGCGTTGGTTACGGGCGCGAGCCGCGGTATTGGCGAGGAAATCGCGAAGCTGCTCGCAGAACAGGGCGCTCATGTGATCGTGTCGAGCCGCAAGCTCGACGACTGCGAGAGCGTGGCGCGCGGGATCAGGGAGGCGGGTGGCAGCGCCGAGGCGTATCCGTGCCATGTGGGGCGTCTCGACGACATTCAGGGCGTGTTCCAGCACATCCGCGCGAAACACGGCCGCCTGGACATCCTCGTGAACAACGCGGCGGCGAATCCGTACTTCGGCCACATTCTCGACACCGATCTTTCGTCCTTCGAAAAAACGGTGGAGGTCAACTTGCGCGGCTACTTCTTCATGTCGGTCGAGGCGGGCAAGCTGATGCGCGAGCACGGCGGCGGCGCGATCGTCAACACGGCATCCGTCAATGCGCTGCAACCTGGCGACAAGCAAGGCATCTATTCGATCACGAAGGCCGCCGTGGTCAACATGACGCGCGCGTTCGCCAAGGAGTGCGGCCCGCTCGGCATTCGCGTGAACGCCTTGCTGCCGGGCCTCACCAAAACGAAATTTGCGGGCGCCCTGTTCGCGGACCAGGGCATCTACGAAAGCTGGATGACGAAGATTCCGCTGCGCCGCCATGCGGAACCTCGCGAGATGGCCGGCACCGTGCTGTATCTCGTCTCCGATGCGGCGAGCTACACCAACGGCGAGTGCATCGTCGTCGACGGCGGCCTGACGATCTGA
- a CDS encoding phosphotransferase: MMNASLQFDVDALTRYLAAHVPGFQGPMTVEKFAGGQSNPTFLLEAQSGRYVLRRQPPGELLKSAHAVDREFRVLSALGNTPVPVARALHLCEDRDVIGSLFYVMSFEDGEIYWDPSLPALAAGERGAIYDALIGTMAALHDVDVEAVGLADYGRAGNYFSRQIDVWTKQYRAAQTDKLDAMESLIDWLPAHCPAEAGKAALVHGDFRIDNLIFHRGTPKVRAVLDWELSTLGNPLADLAYFCMCLRLPPKGHIGGLAGLDRAALGVPDEAAIVERYCRLRGIASIDHWNFYLAFSFFRLAAIAQGVKKRALGGNASNEKARQVGEMAGSLARMGVDVI, from the coding sequence ATGATGAATGCAAGTCTTCAGTTCGATGTCGATGCGCTCACGCGCTACCTGGCCGCGCACGTGCCAGGGTTTCAGGGGCCCATGACCGTCGAGAAGTTCGCTGGCGGACAGTCGAACCCCACGTTTCTGCTCGAAGCGCAAAGCGGCCGCTATGTGCTGCGGCGTCAACCGCCGGGCGAACTGCTCAAGTCGGCTCATGCGGTGGACCGCGAATTCCGCGTGCTGAGCGCGCTGGGAAACACGCCGGTTCCCGTTGCGCGGGCCTTGCATCTGTGCGAGGACCGCGACGTGATCGGCAGCCTGTTCTATGTGATGAGCTTCGAAGATGGCGAAATCTACTGGGACCCGTCCTTGCCCGCGTTGGCCGCGGGAGAACGCGGCGCCATTTACGACGCGTTGATCGGCACGATGGCGGCCTTGCACGATGTGGATGTCGAGGCCGTCGGCCTTGCCGACTATGGCCGCGCGGGCAACTACTTCTCGCGCCAGATCGACGTGTGGACGAAACAATATCGCGCGGCGCAAACCGACAAACTCGACGCCATGGAATCGCTGATCGACTGGCTGCCCGCGCACTGTCCGGCCGAAGCGGGCAAGGCGGCTCTCGTGCATGGCGACTTTCGCATCGACAACCTGATTTTCCACCGTGGCACGCCGAAAGTTCGCGCCGTGCTCGACTGGGAACTCTCGACGCTCGGCAATCCGCTCGCCGACCTCGCGTACTTCTGCATGTGCCTGCGGCTTCCGCCTAAAGGCCATATCGGCGGTCTCGCGGGGCTGGACAGAGCCGCGCTTGGCGTGCCGGACGAGGCCGCGATTGTCGAGCGGTATTGCCGCTTGCGGGGGATTGCCTCGATCGATCACTGGAACTTTTACCTTGCGTTCAGCTTCTTCCGGCTCGCCGCCATCGCGCAGGGCGTGAAAAAGCGTGCGCTGGGCGGCAACGCATCGAATGAGAAGGCGCGCCAGGTCGGCGAAATGGCCGGCTCGCTGGCGAGGATGGGCGTCGACGTCATCTGA
- a CDS encoding histidine phosphatase family protein, with the protein MAELFLVRHGQASFGAENYDELSSAGATQSRWLGEYCAQAGLTFDRVVTGTMRRHAQTADALLTAMGGAPVEIVQDADLNEYDFGALFAALGESGLAPGLQAAGSKKDFYKGLKQVLQLWSEDKLPGRVPETWGQFQVRVERARLAIQRSGGKRVLVVSSGGPISVFTQQVLQAPAAAAIALNMQIRNSSVSQYVFNDSAMSLVTFNTLPHLDQAERRDFVTYG; encoded by the coding sequence ATGGCGGAACTCTTTCTGGTACGGCATGGGCAGGCGTCTTTCGGCGCTGAAAACTATGACGAGCTTTCATCGGCTGGCGCCACCCAGTCGCGCTGGCTGGGCGAATACTGCGCACAGGCGGGCCTGACGTTCGATCGCGTGGTCACCGGCACGATGCGGCGGCACGCGCAAACGGCCGACGCGCTGCTCACGGCGATGGGCGGCGCGCCCGTTGAGATCGTGCAGGACGCGGATCTGAACGAGTACGATTTTGGGGCCCTCTTTGCCGCGCTCGGCGAGAGCGGTCTCGCGCCCGGCCTGCAGGCCGCAGGCTCGAAGAAGGACTTCTACAAGGGGCTCAAGCAGGTCCTGCAGCTTTGGTCCGAGGATAAGCTGCCCGGCCGCGTCCCCGAGACCTGGGGACAGTTCCAGGTGCGCGTAGAGCGCGCGCGTCTTGCCATTCAACGCTCGGGCGGCAAGCGAGTTCTGGTGGTGAGTTCGGGCGGCCCGATTTCCGTCTTCACCCAGCAGGTTCTGCAGGCGCCCGCCGCGGCCGCCATCGCGCTCAACATGCAGATCCGCAACAGCAGCGTGAGCCAGTACGTTTTCAACGACAGCGCGATGTCGCTGGTCACCTTCAACACCTTGCCGCATCTCGATCAGGCCGAGCGGCGCGATTTCGTCACCTATGGCTGA
- a CDS encoding LysR family transcriptional regulator, with protein sequence MRPSKVDLNLFVVFEAVYRTRNLTRAAELLFITQPAVSNALARMRKAFDDPLFVSTPAGMMPTPVSENIIGRVREALQLLDSSTHAGERFDPASSQRTFRLSMNDLTEALLLPALEDVLQRLAPGIRIESYFTTRRDVPEALASGAVHLAIDAPLIDDPYLEQEPLGRDRYACMVRSEHPFAKKKLTIDDYLRFGHIHVSSRRQGPGLVDTELNKLGVRRTIQTRVQHYLVAPLIAMRTDLVLTAPLMLLKRYDARILALPFDLPDLESHGYWHRSVTADPAHRWLREQIGRLMRKQRQ encoded by the coding sequence ATGCGCCCATCCAAAGTCGATCTCAATCTCTTCGTCGTTTTCGAAGCCGTCTATCGAACGCGCAACCTCACGCGCGCGGCGGAACTGCTATTCATCACGCAGCCGGCCGTGAGCAACGCGCTCGCGCGCATGCGCAAGGCATTCGACGATCCGCTCTTCGTCAGCACGCCGGCCGGCATGATGCCCACGCCGGTTTCCGAGAACATCATCGGCCGCGTGCGCGAGGCGCTTCAGCTGCTCGATTCGAGCACGCATGCCGGCGAACGCTTCGATCCGGCTTCGTCGCAGCGGACCTTCCGGCTCAGCATGAATGACCTGACCGAGGCGTTGTTGCTGCCCGCGCTGGAAGACGTGCTACAGCGCCTCGCACCCGGCATCCGCATCGAAAGTTACTTCACGACCCGCCGCGACGTGCCCGAGGCGCTTGCGAGCGGCGCGGTCCATCTTGCGATCGACGCGCCCCTCATCGACGACCCGTACCTCGAGCAGGAGCCGCTGGGCCGCGATCGTTACGCGTGCATGGTGCGCAGCGAGCATCCGTTCGCGAAGAAGAAGCTCACGATCGACGACTACCTGCGCTTCGGCCATATTCATGTGTCGAGCCGCCGGCAGGGGCCCGGTCTCGTGGACACGGAACTCAACAAGCTGGGCGTGAGGCGCACGATCCAGACCCGCGTCCAGCACTACCTCGTCGCGCCCTTGATCGCCATGCGCACCGACCTCGTGCTGACCGCGCCGCTCATGTTGCTCAAGCGCTATGACGCGCGCATCCTGGCGCTGCCGTTCGATCTGCCCGATCTGGAGTCGCATGGCTACTGGCACCGCAGCGTAACGGCGGACCCCGCGCATCGCTGGCTGCGCGAGCAGATCGGCCGTCTCATGCGCAAGCAGCGGCAGTAG
- a CDS encoding alpha-hydroxy acid oxidase, with the protein MANPIACIEDLRAAAQRRIPRMFYDYVDAGSYTESTYRANETELGKIRLRQRVGVDIGARNLKTVMAGRQVAMPVALAPTGLAGMMHGNGEILAARAAERFGVPFTLSTMSICSIEDVAQSVASPFWFQLYVMRDRAFVERLIERAASAGCTALVVTMDLQVGGQRHKDVRNGLSTPPRMTLANLLNMASKPAWSWSIARAKRRYFGNIVGHVKGVDDMSSLSSWVRDQFDPTMTWADIEWIRKLWKGKLVLKGILDAHDARRAVEAGADVVIVSNHGGRQLDGAVSTIEALPAIVDAVDERVEVWLDSGVRTGQDVLKAVALGARGTLIGRAFLYGLAAGGEAGVRKSLDIIAAELDTTMALCGCTDIAAVGREVLASHGHDAMRCGIPDYALD; encoded by the coding sequence ATGGCCAACCCCATCGCATGCATCGAAGACCTTCGCGCAGCCGCGCAGCGGCGCATCCCGCGCATGTTCTATGACTACGTCGACGCGGGCTCTTATACGGAATCGACTTATCGCGCGAATGAAACCGAGCTTGGCAAGATCAGGTTGCGCCAACGCGTGGGCGTCGATATCGGTGCGCGAAATCTCAAGACCGTGATGGCGGGCCGTCAGGTCGCCATGCCCGTTGCGCTTGCGCCTACGGGTCTCGCCGGTATGATGCACGGCAACGGGGAAATTCTCGCGGCGCGCGCGGCTGAGCGCTTTGGCGTGCCGTTCACGCTCTCGACCATGAGCATCTGCTCGATCGAAGATGTCGCACAGAGCGTTGCCTCGCCGTTCTGGTTTCAGCTTTATGTGATGCGCGACCGCGCGTTCGTCGAGCGGCTGATCGAGCGTGCCGCAAGCGCCGGCTGCACCGCGCTCGTCGTGACGATGGATCTCCAGGTCGGCGGCCAGCGCCATAAGGACGTGAGAAACGGCCTTTCCACGCCGCCGCGCATGACGCTCGCCAACCTCCTGAACATGGCGAGCAAGCCCGCCTGGTCGTGGAGCATCGCGCGGGCGAAGCGGCGTTATTTCGGCAATATCGTCGGCCACGTGAAGGGTGTCGACGACATGTCTTCGCTGTCCTCGTGGGTGCGCGACCAGTTCGATCCGACCATGACCTGGGCGGACATCGAATGGATACGCAAGCTCTGGAAAGGCAAGCTCGTCCTCAAGGGCATTCTCGACGCGCACGATGCACGACGCGCAGTCGAGGCCGGTGCGGACGTGGTGATCGTTTCCAATCATGGCGGCCGTCAGCTCGATGGCGCGGTTTCGACGATCGAGGCGCTGCCCGCTATCGTGGATGCCGTGGACGAACGGGTCGAGGTGTGGCTCGATAGCGGCGTGCGCACCGGGCAGGACGTGCTCAAGGCAGTCGCGCTGGGCGCGCGCGGCACGCTGATCGGCCGCGCTTTCCTCTACGGTCTGGCCGCAGGGGGCGAGGCGGGCGTGCGCAAGAGCCTCGACATCATCGCTGCCGAACTCGATACGACCATGGCGCTGTGCGGTTGCACCGATATCGCCGCCGTGGGGCGTGAGGTGCTCGCTAGTCACGGCCACGACGCCATGCGATGCGGGATTCCCGATTACGCCCTCGATTGA
- a CDS encoding LysR substrate-binding domain-containing protein, whose translation MNIPRLRIPSLDGLLAFEAAARYGTFERAAEALCVTGSAVAKRVAAVEQLLGVQLLDRSAKTLVLTEVGREYLQQVSGPLRLLATVPLHQLDDTRKQRLRVCAPPTFARQIVASKLHEFTDRYASIDLELVLSTPYPDSAPGDIDLWIRGGEPIEPGCTILLRDCATPLIAPSLLRAVGPLTQPADLARVPLLRTSLEPWTPWLLAAGLDWPEPQEGPKLMDLGLLLEAAVSGQGIALGRPTLASPWLATGALVPLFPGVTCPVPPYYLMPHTSQGPAGDFADWLVGVCARASEEAAEYLSRLSGTNVAR comes from the coding sequence ATGAACATCCCACGACTTCGCATTCCGTCGCTCGACGGGCTTCTCGCATTCGAGGCCGCAGCGCGGTATGGCACGTTCGAACGCGCGGCAGAGGCGCTATGCGTGACCGGGAGCGCGGTCGCCAAGCGCGTGGCAGCCGTCGAGCAGCTTCTCGGCGTTCAATTGCTGGACAGAAGCGCAAAGACGCTCGTGCTGACCGAAGTGGGAAGGGAGTATTTGCAACAGGTGTCGGGGCCGCTTCGCCTGCTTGCCACGGTGCCCTTGCATCAGCTCGACGACACCCGCAAGCAGCGCCTGCGTGTTTGCGCGCCGCCGACCTTTGCGCGCCAGATCGTCGCCTCGAAGCTCCACGAGTTTACGGACCGCTACGCCTCGATCGATCTCGAACTCGTGCTGAGCACGCCGTACCCGGACAGCGCACCAGGCGATATCGACCTGTGGATACGCGGCGGCGAACCCATCGAGCCGGGCTGCACGATCTTGCTGCGCGATTGCGCCACGCCACTGATTGCCCCTTCGCTATTGCGCGCTGTTGGACCGCTGACCCAACCCGCGGATCTGGCGCGCGTGCCCCTGCTGCGAACGTCGCTGGAGCCGTGGACGCCGTGGCTGCTCGCAGCGGGTCTCGACTGGCCCGAGCCGCAGGAGGGTCCAAAGCTGATGGACCTCGGCTTGCTGCTCGAGGCGGCGGTAAGCGGCCAGGGTATCGCGCTCGGCAGACCGACGCTTGCGTCCCCGTGGCTGGCGACCGGTGCGCTCGTGCCACTGTTTCCCGGTGTCACGTGCCCTGTGCCGCCGTACTATCTAATGCCTCACACCTCGCAAGGCCCGGCGGGCGATTTTGCCGACTGGCTGGTCGGCGTCTGCGCGCGCGCAAGCGAGGAGGCAGCGGAATATCTTTCGCGCTTGAGCGGAACAAATGTCGCGCGTTGA
- a CDS encoding FAD-binding and (Fe-S)-binding domain-containing protein has product MKKLFSVDPTRIGRPEGPATADAIPEALLEGTPAALRTRLEHLLGPERVLHRVVDLVRYASDASPYRLVPQVVVVAHDAGDIAKVLKFCGETGRHATFRAAGTSLNGQAQSDDILIDVRKHFTGILSIAPGGATLKARAGTILAHANVHLSCHGRKIGPDPASANVCTLGGVASNNAGGMRCRVSQDAYHTVSAMSFVTASGTRIDTASAEAEQQFALHERALASGLMALKAEIMADPALVERIRQKYSIRNTHGYRLDAFLDGDTPLEIFRRLLIGSEGTLGFISDVTFDTVPSAPITSVAWLAFPSIDAAIALVPKLVELGAQAAELMVAPALRAAAEAFAGTPDYWRTLQPEAAALLVELGAPDVASLKLKEAAFIDLCANTDLSAEPVFTSHEEAVELAWFVREGLLGLVGKQRPVGSMLIVEDVCFPPARLANAARDLQQLLLKHGFLPGVAGHAAHGNLHFTLTAKLDEEAGRAQYSKFMTELVELVVKQYDGSLKAEHGTDLNMAPFLEQEWGERATSIMWKVKQLADPHGVLAPNVVLTRDDQIHLKGLKTQPGIESTANASLCIECGFCEAVCPSRNVTMTPRQRIVVRREMARQPEGSAVLRRLQEQYQYDAIQTCAGDSTCALPCPIEIDTGALMRSFRQATQTEASEATARFVAQRWNGVERASKLALRGAKYMGESLGWKAVRAVAETVRLVASDDVVPSVPGPMPQPARALPVTRREHAHAVYFTACVNRMFGRDPDAPTDALSIQEALIAVSWRAGKNLWIPDDIGGTCCATPFSSKGYASARQIMAETTLERLWKWSDEGRLPIVVDAASCTHGLVHGLDEVLTPEQKSRRQQLQIVDSITWCARLLPELEVHARLGKIVIHPTCAMSHLKLTKDLKRIAAHMASQVEIPVGATCCGTAGDRGLLHPELVISATRDQKAYLENVQADAYVCANRTCEMGLKQAMDRPYESFLFSLEAATRNPGV; this is encoded by the coding sequence ATGAAAAAGCTGTTCTCCGTAGACCCCACCAGGATTGGCCGCCCCGAAGGTCCCGCCACCGCCGACGCCATCCCCGAGGCCCTGCTGGAAGGCACACCTGCCGCATTGAGAACGCGGCTGGAGCATTTGCTGGGACCGGAGCGCGTGCTGCATCGAGTCGTGGATCTCGTGCGCTACGCCTCGGACGCGAGTCCTTACCGGCTCGTCCCTCAGGTGGTTGTCGTAGCGCACGACGCAGGCGATATCGCGAAGGTGCTGAAATTCTGCGGCGAAACGGGGCGTCACGCGACCTTCCGGGCCGCGGGTACGAGCCTGAACGGCCAGGCCCAATCCGACGATATTCTCATCGACGTTCGCAAGCATTTCACTGGCATCCTCTCGATCGCGCCTGGCGGCGCCACGCTCAAGGCGCGCGCCGGCACGATCCTCGCGCATGCGAACGTCCACCTCTCGTGCCACGGTCGCAAGATCGGCCCCGATCCCGCCAGCGCCAACGTCTGCACGCTCGGCGGCGTGGCGAGCAACAATGCCGGCGGCATGCGCTGCCGGGTTAGTCAGGATGCCTATCATACGGTCAGCGCCATGAGCTTCGTGACGGCCTCGGGCACGCGAATCGACACGGCGAGCGCCGAAGCGGAACAGCAATTCGCCCTCCATGAGCGCGCACTCGCTTCCGGCTTGATGGCCCTGAAAGCGGAGATCATGGCCGATCCCGCGTTGGTCGAAAGAATCCGCCAGAAGTACAGCATCCGCAACACGCATGGCTACCGGCTGGATGCATTTCTCGACGGCGATACCCCGCTCGAAATCTTCAGACGCTTGCTGATCGGCTCGGAAGGCACATTGGGCTTCATTTCCGACGTGACGTTCGACACCGTCCCGAGCGCGCCAATCACGAGCGTTGCGTGGCTGGCATTCCCCTCGATCGACGCGGCCATCGCGCTGGTGCCGAAGCTCGTCGAGCTAGGCGCGCAGGCTGCGGAATTGATGGTGGCTCCAGCGTTGCGCGCCGCCGCAGAAGCGTTTGCTGGCACACCCGACTACTGGCGCACGCTCCAGCCTGAAGCCGCGGCGCTGCTGGTGGAACTGGGCGCACCGGATGTCGCGTCATTGAAGCTCAAGGAAGCGGCGTTCATCGACCTCTGCGCGAACACGGACCTGAGCGCCGAGCCAGTATTCACGAGCCACGAGGAAGCGGTCGAGCTTGCGTGGTTCGTGCGTGAGGGACTGCTGGGTCTCGTCGGCAAGCAGCGCCCCGTCGGGTCGATGCTGATTGTCGAGGACGTCTGCTTTCCGCCCGCGAGACTCGCCAACGCCGCGCGCGACCTGCAGCAGTTGCTGCTCAAGCATGGGTTCCTTCCCGGCGTGGCGGGACACGCCGCGCACGGCAATCTGCATTTCACGTTGACCGCAAAACTCGATGAAGAAGCAGGTCGCGCGCAATATTCTAAGTTCATGACCGAACTGGTCGAACTCGTCGTCAAACAATATGACGGGTCGCTCAAGGCCGAGCACGGAACGGACCTCAACATGGCGCCGTTCCTGGAACAGGAGTGGGGCGAGCGCGCGACATCGATCATGTGGAAAGTGAAGCAACTGGCCGACCCGCATGGCGTCCTCGCGCCCAACGTCGTCCTGACGCGTGACGATCAAATCCACCTTAAGGGCCTCAAGACCCAGCCCGGCATCGAAAGCACCGCAAATGCGAGCCTGTGCATCGAATGCGGCTTTTGCGAGGCCGTTTGCCCGAGTCGCAATGTCACGATGACGCCGCGTCAGCGCATCGTCGTGCGACGGGAGATGGCGCGCCAGCCGGAGGGATCGGCGGTGCTTCGACGGCTCCAGGAACAGTACCAGTACGATGCGATTCAAACCTGCGCTGGCGACAGTACCTGCGCCCTGCCTTGTCCGATCGAGATCGACACGGGCGCGTTGATGCGCTCGTTCCGTCAAGCCACGCAAACCGAGGCGTCGGAAGCCACCGCGCGATTCGTCGCGCAGCGCTGGAACGGCGTGGAACGTGCAAGCAAGCTGGCTTTACGCGGTGCGAAATACATGGGCGAATCGCTTGGCTGGAAAGCCGTGCGCGCCGTGGCCGAAACAGTGCGCCTCGTTGCGAGCGACGACGTCGTACCGAGTGTGCCTGGACCAATGCCACAGCCTGCGCGTGCGTTACCTGTCACGCGAAGGGAGCATGCGCACGCGGTCTACTTCACGGCATGCGTCAACCGGATGTTCGGCCGCGATCCCGATGCGCCCACCGACGCCCTTTCGATCCAGGAAGCGCTCATCGCCGTGTCCTGGCGCGCTGGCAAGAACCTTTGGATTCCTGATGACATCGGCGGAACCTGCTGCGCCACGCCGTTCAGTTCGAAAGGCTATGCGTCGGCGCGGCAAATCATGGCAGAAACGACGCTCGAACGCCTCTGGAAATGGAGCGATGAAGGACGCCTGCCCATCGTGGTCGATGCCGCGTCGTGCACGCACGGCCTCGTCCACGGTCTGGACGAAGTGCTCACGCCCGAACAGAAGTCGCGCCGCCAGCAGTTGCAGATCGTCGATTCGATCACCTGGTGCGCCAGGCTGCTCCCCGAACTGGAAGTGCATGCGCGCCTGGGCAAGATCGTCATCCATCCGACCTGCGCGATGTCGCATTTGAAGCTCACCAAAGATCTCAAGCGCATTGCGGCTCATATGGCCTCGCAAGTCGAAATACCGGTCGGCGCGACTTGCTGCGGCACGGCTGGCGACCGCGGCCTTCTCCATCCTGAACTGGTGATTTCCGCAACGCGAGATCAGAAAGCGTACCTCGAGAATGTGCAAGCCGACGCCTACGTGTGTGCAAACCGCACCTGCGAAATGGGACTCAAACAAGCCATGGACCGCCCGTACGAATCGTTTCTGTTCAGTCTCGAAGCCGCCACGCGCAACCCCGGCGTATGA
- a CDS encoding LysR family transcriptional regulator → MSTGYQHTGRLLDLDAVQAFVLVADLSSFTRAAEVQDTTQSAISLKIKRLEERLGKRLLERTPRHIQLLPEGVAFLSAARELLSAHDRALAIDVREQRGLRLGIIDHTAAEELIPLLARVSSHDPTLRVEVRIGASSEMLEAYDAGELDAAFARRDPARRDAERLFVEHCGWFAAPQWSPNPDEPLRVASLSAPCGVRANALKALDEAGIPWTEVFVGGGMGTVGAAVMAGLAVAPLTRRGRPSRAVDVGSRFGLPPLAPIEIAAYTRMRDASLKEAIRIFGAALRNANTRF, encoded by the coding sequence ATGAGCACGGGATATCAACACACCGGACGCCTGCTCGATCTCGACGCCGTGCAGGCCTTCGTGCTGGTTGCCGACCTCAGCAGCTTCACGCGGGCGGCCGAGGTCCAGGACACCACGCAATCCGCCATCAGCCTGAAAATCAAGCGGCTCGAGGAACGGCTCGGCAAGCGGCTACTGGAACGAACGCCCCGGCACATTCAACTGCTGCCCGAAGGCGTGGCGTTTCTCTCCGCCGCGCGCGAGTTGCTGAGCGCACATGACCGCGCACTGGCCATCGACGTTCGCGAGCAACGCGGCCTGCGCCTTGGCATCATCGATCACACCGCTGCGGAAGAGCTGATTCCCTTGCTCGCCCGCGTATCGAGCCACGACCCGACCTTGCGTGTGGAAGTGCGGATCGGCGCTTCGAGCGAGATGCTCGAAGCGTACGACGCCGGCGAACTCGATGCGGCCTTCGCGCGGCGCGACCCCGCGCGGCGCGATGCGGAGCGCCTGTTCGTCGAGCACTGCGGATGGTTCGCGGCGCCGCAGTGGTCGCCCAATCCGGATGAACCGCTGCGTGTCGCCTCGCTCTCCGCACCTTGCGGCGTGCGCGCCAACGCGCTCAAGGCGCTGGACGAAGCCGGCATCCCATGGACCGAGGTTTTCGTCGGCGGCGGCATGGGCACCGTTGGTGCGGCCGTCATGGCCGGACTCGCCGTGGCGCCGTTGACGAGACGAGGACGCCCGTCACGCGCAGTGGACGTGGGTAGCCGTTTCGGATTGCCGCCGCTCGCGCCGATCGAGATCGCGGCCTATACCCGTATGCGCGATGCGTCCTTGAAAGAAGCCATTCGCATTTTTGGCGCCGCACTGCGCAATGCGAATACGCGCTTCTGA